The nucleotide sequence ATACCCGCATGAGTACAGAAGAAACCTTCAGGAGTACGTTTTCCTGTTAAGAATGGACTATCGTAAGGATCACAATCTGAAGTTAAGAGATCGGCAGCATCAGCATCTGTTCTGGCAACAAGTAATGTTGGCACATCAGACACATCAGCGGCCAAACGTGCAGCAACAAGCTTTTGTACAGCCTCTTGAGTCGGAACTAATACTTTTCCTCCCATATGACCGCATTTTTTCACTGCTGCTAACTGATCTTCAAAGTGAACACCTGCCGCTCCAGCTTCAATCATTGCTTTCATTAATTCAAAGGCATTTAATACCCCACCAAAACCTGCTTCCGCATCAGCCACAATAGGAAGGAAAAAATCAATATAATCTTTATGTTGAGGACCAATACCATTTGACCACTGAATTTGATCAGCTCGTCTAAACGTATTATTAATACGTTGAACAACATTAGGAACAGAATCAACTGGATATAGCGACTGATCAGGGTACATGCTTGCTGCGGTGTTAGCATCAGCAGCCACTTGCCATCCTGAAAGGTAAACAGCTTCTAACCCTGCTTTTGCTTGTTGCAACGCTTGCCCACCAGTTAAAGCACCTAATGCATTAACATAACCCTTTTTCGATTTTCCATTTAATGATGACCAAAGCCTTTGAGCGCCACGTCTTGCTAAGGTATGTTCTGGGTTAACCGAACCTCTTAATTTAATGACATCTTCAGCGCTATAAGGACGGGTAATGCCTTTCCAGCGAGGTTGTTCCCACTCTTTCTCTAATTGGGCGATTTGCTCTGATCTACTAATAGTCATAAAAACAGCTCCTATAAATACGGTAGTGATGATGTTTGCAGTTTATAAATACGTTTTGACGTATCTTTTTTAATTTAAAAGTTGGTAACCCGGTAAAGTCAGAAAATCGACTAATTCATCTTGGGTTGTAATCTTATCCATCAAAGAAGCCGCTTCTTTAAAACGCCCTTCTTTAAAACGAGTATCACCGACTTCTTGGTGTATCACTTCAAGCTCTTCTTTCAGCATTTTACGAAAGAGATCTTTAGTCACGACTTGCCCATCAGACAGTGTTTTTTGATGGCGGATCCATTGCCAAATAGAGGTACGCGATATTTCCGCTGTTGCTGCATCTTCCATTAATCCATAGATAGGTACGCAACCATTACCAGAAATCCACGCTTCGATATATTGCACAGCAACACGAATATTCGCTCTCATGCCCTTTTCTGTACGTTCACCTGTACAAGGTGCTAATAACATTTCTGCCGTTATTTTTTCATTGCGTTGTACATCGAGCTGATTGGAGCGAGTCCCCAATACCGCATCAAAAGCAGACAATACTGTTTCAGCAAGGCCAGGGTGAGCAATCCAGGTACCATCATGGCCATTTGTTGCTTCAAACTCTTTATCGTCAAATACCTTTTTCAAAATAATGCCATTTTGCTCAGGATCTCTACTTGGGATAAATGCAGACATTCCGCCCATCGCAAAAGCACCCCGTTTATGGCAAGTCTGGATCAGTAAACGTGAATAAGCACTTAAGAAAGGTTGAGTCATCGTGATCCCTTGTCTATCAGGTAATACACGATCTGGGTAATTTTTTAATGTCTTGATATAGCTAAAAATATAATCCCAACGACCACAATTAAGTCCAACGATATGCTCTTTCATATGAAAAAGAATTTCTTCCATTTGAAAAACAGCGGGTAAGGTTTCAATTAATACTGTGGCTTTAATGGTTCCTGTTGCTAAACCAAAGCGCTTTTCAGTGAAATGAAAAACATCACTCCACCATTTAGCCTCTTGCCATGTTTGCAATTTAGGAATGTAAAAATAAGGGCCACTCCCTTTTTCTAATAAGGCTTTGTGGTTATGGTAAAAATACAAAGCAAAATCAAATAATCCCCCTGCAATAGGCTTCCCTTGCCATAGCACATGCTTCTCAGGAAGGTGGAGTCCTCTTACTCTTGCAATCAATACCGCAGGTGACGCTTTAAGTTGATAACATTTACCTTTTTCATTGGTATAAGAAATAGTGCCTTTGACGGCATCACGCAAATTGATCTG is from Proteus columbae and encodes:
- the aceA gene encoding isocitrate lyase, coding for MTISRSEQIAQLEKEWEQPRWKGITRPYSAEDVIKLRGSVNPEHTLARRGAQRLWSSLNGKSKKGYVNALGALTGGQALQQAKAGLEAVYLSGWQVAADANTAASMYPDQSLYPVDSVPNVVQRINNTFRRADQIQWSNGIGPQHKDYIDFFLPIVADAEAGFGGVLNAFELMKAMIEAGAAGVHFEDQLAAVKKCGHMGGKVLVPTQEAVQKLVAARLAADVSDVPTLLVARTDADAADLLTSDCDPYDSPFLTGKRTPEGFFCTHAGIDQAISRGLAYAPYADLVWCETSLPDLKMAAKFAEAIHDKYPGKMLAYNCSPSFNWKKNLDDRTIAHFQDELSAMGYKFQFITLAGIHSMWFNMFDLAHDYAKGEGMKHYVEKVQEKEFAALNQGYTFSSHQQEVGTGYFDKVTTIIQGGMSSVTALTGSTEEQQF
- the aceB gene encoding malate synthase A — its product is MSQSLTTEELNFTQSFGEQEKNILNHDVKCFLTDLVNHFSDRRHALLVERDNWKHRVDNGELPDFISESDSIIKSEWKVNPIPKDLQDRRVEITGPVDRKMVINALNANVKVFMADFEDSLAPTWDKVIDGQINLRDAVKGTISYTNEKGKCYQLKASPAVLIARVRGLHLPEKHVLWQGKPIAGGLFDFALYFYHNHKALLEKGSGPYFYIPKLQTWQEAKWWSDVFHFTEKRFGLATGTIKATVLIETLPAVFQMEEILFHMKEHIVGLNCGRWDYIFSYIKTLKNYPDRVLPDRQGITMTQPFLSAYSRLLIQTCHKRGAFAMGGMSAFIPSRDPEQNGIILKKVFDDKEFEATNGHDGTWIAHPGLAETVLSAFDAVLGTRSNQLDVQRNEKITAEMLLAPCTGERTEKGMRANIRVAVQYIEAWISGNGCVPIYGLMEDAATAEISRTSIWQWIRHQKTLSDGQVVTKDLFRKMLKEELEVIHQEVGDTRFKEGRFKEAASLMDKITTQDELVDFLTLPGYQLLN